A genome region from Drosophila simulans strain w501 chromosome 2R, Prin_Dsim_3.1, whole genome shotgun sequence includes the following:
- the LOC6733174 gene encoding uncharacterized protein LOC6733174 produces the protein MANPFRWCRVSHDCVFQINVVLVVVGVIFLLDVLSHLYLKAVMFPGLRLYPVALRPWLFWVRALTMVAYILNAVLGIHMARRPTALKYAGYMLVGSVVLLYTISIGVTRFMYRKRFEFFAEMLVLQMWVRNSLGKVEVEFECCGRTSVVDYQTASSNRTWPIGSCCGQQNCTGCTSKLSQYLWTIEMDVARDNIIVSVLLFVAMIVMFLHFKDVQDHDDSSDVDETSELADDSDAKE, from the coding sequence ATGGCTAATCCGTTTCGCTGGTGTCGAGTGTCGCACGACTGCGTGTTCCAGATTAATGTGGTTCTGGTGGTGGTCGGAGTGATCTTTCTGCTTGACGTGCTCAGCCACCTCTATCTGAAGGCGGTCATGTTTCCAGGCCTTCGTCTATACCCGGTAGCCTTGCGGCCCTGGCTCTTTTGGGTGCGCGCTTTGACAATGGTTGCCTACATTCTGAACGCCGTTCTTGGGATTCACATGGCCCGACGACCTACCGCCTTGAAGTACGCTGGCTATATGCTCGTTGGAAGCGTGGTGTTGCTGTACACCATAAGCATCGGAGTGACTCGCTTCATGTACCGTAAGAGATTCGAGTTCTTTGCCGAGATGCTGGTGCTGCAGATGTGGGTAAGAAACAGTCTTGGCAAGGTCGAAGTAGAGTTCGAGTGCTGCGGAAGGACCAGCGTAGTCGACTACCAGACAGCATCGAGCAACCGCACCTGGCCCATTGGCTCTTGCTGCGGGCAGCAGAACTGCACCGGCTGCACTTCGAAGCTTAGCCAGTACCTGTGGACCATCGAGATGGATGTGGCAAGGGATAATATTATCGTATCCGTTCTCTTGTTCGTGGCGATGATCGTAATGTTTTTACACTTCAAGGATGTGCAAGACCACGACGACTCTAGTGATGTGGATGAGACATCAGAACTGGCAGACGACTCGGACGCCAAGGAATAA
- the LOC6733173 gene encoding odorant receptor 42a isoform X1 encodes MDLRRWFPTLYTQSKDTPVRSRDATLYLLRCVFLMGVRKPPAKFFVAYVLWSFALNFCSTFYQPIGFLTGYISHLSEFSPGEFLTSLQVAFNAWSCSTKVLIVWALVKRFDEANNILDEMDRRITDPGERLQVHRAVSLSNRIFFFFMAVYMVYATNTFLSAIFIGRPPYQNYYPFLDWRSSTLHLALQAGLEYFAMAGACFQDVCVDCYPVNFILVLRAHMSIFAERLRRLGTYPSESQEQRYERLVECIQDHKVILRFVDCLRPVISGTIFVQFLVVGLVLGFTLINIVLFANLGSAIAALSFMAAVLLETTPFCILCNYLTEDCYKLADALFQSNWIDEEKRYQKTLMYFLQKLQQPITFMAMNVFPISVGTNISVTKFSFSVFTLVKQMNIAEKLAKSEMEE; translated from the exons ATGGATCTGCGGAGGTGGTTTCCGACCTTGTACACCCAGTCGAAGGATACCCCAGTTCGCTCCCGAGACGCGACCCTGTACTTACTACGCTGCGTCTTCTTAATGGGCGTCCGCAAGCCACCTGCCAAGTTTTTCGTGGCCTACGTGCTCTGGTCCTTCGCGCTGAATTTCTGCTCTACATTTTATCAGCCCATTGGCTTTCTCACAGGCTATATCAGCCATTTATCAGAGTTCTCCCCGGGAGAGTTTCTAACTTCGCTGCAGGTGGCCTTTAATGCTTGGTCCTGCTCCACGAAAGTCCTGATAGTGTGGGCACTAGTTAAGCGCTTTGACGAGGCTAATAACATTCTCGACGAGATGGATAGGCGTATCACAGACCCCGGAGAGCGCCTTCAGGTTCATCGCGCTGTCTCCCTCAGTAACCGTATATTCTTCTTTTTCATGGCAGTCTACATGGTTTATGCCACTAACACGTTTCTGTCGGCGATCTTTATTGGAAGGCCACCGTACCAAAATTACTACCCGTTTCTGGACTGGCGATCTAGCACTCTGCATCTGGCTCTGCAGGCCGGTCTGGAATACTTCGCCATGGCTGGCGCCTGCTTCCAGGACGTATGCGTTGACTGCTACCCAGTCAATTTCATCCTGGTCCTGCGTGCCCACATGTCGATCTTCGCGGAGCGCCTGCGACGTTTGGGAACGTATCCTTCTGAAAGCCAGGAGCAGAGATATGAACGGCTGGTTGAGTGCATACAAGATCACAAAGTTATTTTGCG ATTTGTTGACTGCCTGCGTCCTGTTATCTCCGGTACCATCTTCGTGCAGTTCTTGGTGGTGGGATTGGTACTGGGCTTTACCCTAATCAATATTGTCCTGTTCGCCAACTTGGGATCAGCCATCGCAGCACTCTCGTTCATGGCCGCAGTGCTTCTAGAGACGACTCCCTTCTGTATACTGTGCAACTATCTCACAGAAGACTGCTACAAGCTGGCCGATGCCCTGTTTCAGTCAAACTGGATTGATGAGGAGAAAAGATACCAGAAGACACTCATGTACTTCCTGCAGAAACTGCAGCAGCCGATAACCTTCATGGCTATGAACGTATTTCCAATATCTGTGGGGACTAACATCAGT GTCACAAAATTTTCGTTCTCCGTCTTTACTCTCGTAAAACAAATGAACATAGCTGAGAAACTGGCCAAATCTGAAATGGAAGagtga
- the LOC6733173 gene encoding odorant receptor 42a isoform X2 encodes MFQRPTSEIFIVGILIYMVYATNTFLSAIFIGRPPYQNYYPFLDWRSSTLHLALQAGLEYFAMAGACFQDVCVDCYPVNFILVLRAHMSIFAERLRRLGTYPSESQEQRYERLVECIQDHKVILRFVDCLRPVISGTIFVQFLVVGLVLGFTLINIVLFANLGSAIAALSFMAAVLLETTPFCILCNYLTEDCYKLADALFQSNWIDEEKRYQKTLMYFLQKLQQPITFMAMNVFPISVGTNISVTKFSFSVFTLVKQMNIAEKLAKSEMEE; translated from the exons TCTACATGGTTTATGCCACTAACACGTTTCTGTCGGCGATCTTTATTGGAAGGCCACCGTACCAAAATTACTACCCGTTTCTGGACTGGCGATCTAGCACTCTGCATCTGGCTCTGCAGGCCGGTCTGGAATACTTCGCCATGGCTGGCGCCTGCTTCCAGGACGTATGCGTTGACTGCTACCCAGTCAATTTCATCCTGGTCCTGCGTGCCCACATGTCGATCTTCGCGGAGCGCCTGCGACGTTTGGGAACGTATCCTTCTGAAAGCCAGGAGCAGAGATATGAACGGCTGGTTGAGTGCATACAAGATCACAAAGTTATTTTGCG ATTTGTTGACTGCCTGCGTCCTGTTATCTCCGGTACCATCTTCGTGCAGTTCTTGGTGGTGGGATTGGTACTGGGCTTTACCCTAATCAATATTGTCCTGTTCGCCAACTTGGGATCAGCCATCGCAGCACTCTCGTTCATGGCCGCAGTGCTTCTAGAGACGACTCCCTTCTGTATACTGTGCAACTATCTCACAGAAGACTGCTACAAGCTGGCCGATGCCCTGTTTCAGTCAAACTGGATTGATGAGGAGAAAAGATACCAGAAGACACTCATGTACTTCCTGCAGAAACTGCAGCAGCCGATAACCTTCATGGCTATGAACGTATTTCCAATATCTGTGGGGACTAACATCAGT GTCACAAAATTTTCGTTCTCCGTCTTTACTCTCGTAAAACAAATGAACATAGCTGAGAAACTGGCCAAATCTGAAATGGAAGagtga
- the LOC6733173 gene encoding odorant receptor 42a isoform X3 codes for MVYATNTFLSAIFIGRPPYQNYYPFLDWRSSTLHLALQAGLEYFAMAGACFQDVCVDCYPVNFILVLRAHMSIFAERLRRLGTYPSESQEQRYERLVECIQDHKVILRFVDCLRPVISGTIFVQFLVVGLVLGFTLINIVLFANLGSAIAALSFMAAVLLETTPFCILCNYLTEDCYKLADALFQSNWIDEEKRYQKTLMYFLQKLQQPITFMAMNVFPISVGTNISVTKFSFSVFTLVKQMNIAEKLAKSEMEE; via the exons ATGGTTTATGCCACTAACACGTTTCTGTCGGCGATCTTTATTGGAAGGCCACCGTACCAAAATTACTACCCGTTTCTGGACTGGCGATCTAGCACTCTGCATCTGGCTCTGCAGGCCGGTCTGGAATACTTCGCCATGGCTGGCGCCTGCTTCCAGGACGTATGCGTTGACTGCTACCCAGTCAATTTCATCCTGGTCCTGCGTGCCCACATGTCGATCTTCGCGGAGCGCCTGCGACGTTTGGGAACGTATCCTTCTGAAAGCCAGGAGCAGAGATATGAACGGCTGGTTGAGTGCATACAAGATCACAAAGTTATTTTGCG ATTTGTTGACTGCCTGCGTCCTGTTATCTCCGGTACCATCTTCGTGCAGTTCTTGGTGGTGGGATTGGTACTGGGCTTTACCCTAATCAATATTGTCCTGTTCGCCAACTTGGGATCAGCCATCGCAGCACTCTCGTTCATGGCCGCAGTGCTTCTAGAGACGACTCCCTTCTGTATACTGTGCAACTATCTCACAGAAGACTGCTACAAGCTGGCCGATGCCCTGTTTCAGTCAAACTGGATTGATGAGGAGAAAAGATACCAGAAGACACTCATGTACTTCCTGCAGAAACTGCAGCAGCCGATAACCTTCATGGCTATGAACGTATTTCCAATATCTGTGGGGACTAACATCAGT GTCACAAAATTTTCGTTCTCCGTCTTTACTCTCGTAAAACAAATGAACATAGCTGAGAAACTGGCCAAATCTGAAATGGAAGagtga
- the LOC6733175 gene encoding odorant receptor 42b gives MVFELIRPAPLTEQKRSRDGCIYLYRAMKFIGWLPPKQGVLRYVYLTWTLMTFVWCTTYLPLGFLGSYMTQIKSFSPGEFLTSLQVCINAYGSSVKVAITYSMLWRLIKAKNILDQLDLRCTAMEEREKIHLVVARSNHAFLIFTFVYCGYAGSTYLSSVLSGRPPWQLYNPFIDWHDGTLKLWVASTLEYMVMSGAVLQDQLSDTYPLIYTLILRAHLDMLRERIRRLRSDENLSEAESYEELVKCVMDHKLILRYCAIIKPVISGTIFTQFLLIGLVLGLTLINVFFFSDIWTGIASFMFVITILLQTFPFCYTCNLIMEDCESLTHAIFQSNWVDASRRYKTTLLYFLQNVQQPIVFIAGGIFQISMSSNISVAKFAFSVITITKQMNIADKFKTD, from the exons ATGGTCTTTGAGCTGATACGTCCCGCTCCGCTCACGGAGCAGAAGCGGTCCCGAGATGGTTGCATCTACCTTTACCGCGCCATGAAGTTTATTGGATGGCTGCCCCCCAAGCAGGGTGTGCTCCGGTATGTGTACCTCACCTGGACGCTCATGACGTTCGTGTGGTGCACAACGTACCTGCCGCTTGGCTTCCTGGGCAGCTACATGACGCAGATCAAGTCCTTCTCCCCGGGAGAGTTTCTCACTTCGCTGCAGGTGTGCATTAATGCCTACGGCTCGTCGGTAAAAGTTGCAATCACGTACTCCATGCTCTGGCGCCTCATCAAGGCCAAGAACATTTTGGACCAGCTGGACCTGCGCTGCACCGCCATGGAGGAGCGCGAAAAGATCCACCTGGTGGTGGCCCGCAGCAACCATGCCTTTCTCATCTTCACCTTTGTCTACTGCGGATATGCCGGCTCCACCTACCTGAGCTCGGTTCTCAGTGGGCGTCCGCCCTGGCAGCTGTACAATCCCTTTATCGACTGGCATGACGGCACACTCAAGCTCTGGGTGGCCTCCACATTGGAGTACATGGTGATGTCAGGCGCCGTTCTGCAGGATCAGCTCTCGGACACGTATCCGTTGATCTATACCCTCATCCTTCGAGCTCACTTGGACATGCTAAGGGAGCGCATCCGACGCCTCCGTTCCGATGAGAACCTCAGCGAGGCCGAGAGCTACGAAGAGCTGGTCAAATGTGTGATGGACCACAAGCTCATTCTAAG ATACTGCGCGATCATTAAACCAGTAATCTCGGGCACCATCTTCACACAGTTTCTGCTGATCGGCCTGGTTCTGGGCTTGACGCTGATCAACGTGTTTTTCTTCTCAGACATCTGGACGGGCATCGCATCCTTTATGTTTGTCATAACCATTTTGCTGCAGACCTTCCCCTTCTGCTACACATGCAACCTCATCATGGAGGACTGCGAGTCCTTGACCCATGCCATTTTCCAGTCCAACTGGGTGGATGCCAGTCGTCGCTACAAAACAACACTGCTGTATTTTCTCCAAAACGTGCAGCAGCCTATCGTTTTCATTGCCGGCGGGATCTTTCAGATATCCATGAGCAGCAACATAAGT GTGGCAAAGTTTGCCTTCTCCGTGATAACCATTACCAAGCAAATGAATATAGCCGACAAATTTAAGACGGACTAA